The following are encoded in a window of Armatimonas rosea genomic DNA:
- a CDS encoding glycosyltransferase family 4 protein, whose translation MVDGSTKVKVLYLDHTAKWSGGEIALYRTLSALDRSVVEPNVLLPMPGEFASRLQSVGVTTEIDPIDEKILEIRKDSLGKRSLRDVGVASSYIRYSLRIAKRAKAKKMDLIHCNSLKSDFYGAVAGKIARVPVVWHVRDYIDSSYLPSKVATLFQKFAQKIPNGVITNSKSTELGLFPKGAGRQLSRVVYDGLMESELQSACPTLFTEWRDAKPKIGLLGRIVAWKGQHVFIDAARELKNRGIEAQYQIIGAPLFGEADYEAKIKKQAEPLGSQMEFLGFRSDVPALLRQLDILAHCSISPEPFGQVVVEGMAEGLPVVASDGGGVVEIIEQGVHGIRTPMGDAVALADALQDLLLHPEKASMLGRSAHARVREKFTAAHSARGVESFYQELLGRK comes from the coding sequence ATGGTTGACGGTAGTACAAAAGTCAAGGTTCTTTATCTAGATCATACGGCAAAATGGTCGGGTGGAGAGATTGCTCTTTATAGGACTTTGAGTGCACTCGATCGAAGCGTTGTTGAGCCTAATGTCCTACTACCCATGCCGGGAGAGTTTGCTAGTCGTCTGCAATCCGTGGGGGTTACAACGGAGATCGATCCCATTGATGAGAAGATCCTAGAGATTCGTAAAGATAGCTTGGGGAAACGGTCTCTCCGCGATGTTGGAGTTGCTTCTTCCTACATCCGATATTCCCTCCGAATTGCGAAACGCGCAAAAGCGAAAAAAATGGATTTGATCCATTGTAACTCGTTAAAATCAGATTTTTATGGAGCAGTTGCAGGGAAAATCGCACGGGTTCCTGTCGTATGGCATGTACGCGATTATATCGATTCTTCATATCTACCCTCGAAGGTTGCAACTCTCTTTCAGAAGTTTGCTCAGAAAATTCCAAATGGAGTGATCACAAACTCAAAAAGTACCGAGTTAGGTCTTTTCCCTAAAGGTGCTGGACGTCAGCTCTCTCGCGTTGTCTATGATGGGCTGATGGAGAGTGAACTTCAGTCTGCTTGTCCTACTCTTTTTACGGAGTGGAGAGACGCTAAACCTAAGATTGGTTTACTGGGACGGATTGTTGCCTGGAAAGGGCAACATGTCTTTATCGATGCAGCTAGGGAACTGAAAAATCGTGGCATCGAGGCGCAATACCAGATTATTGGTGCCCCTCTTTTTGGGGAGGCTGACTATGAGGCTAAGATAAAAAAACAGGCGGAACCCTTGGGGAGCCAAATGGAGTTTCTAGGGTTTCGAAGTGATGTGCCTGCACTGCTGCGCCAGCTTGACATACTCGCTCACTGCAGTATCTCTCCGGAGCCATTTGGCCAGGTGGTAGTGGAAGGGATGGCAGAAGGGTTACCTGTGGTCGCAAGTGATGGGGGAGGCGTGGTGGAGATTATTGAGCAAGGGGTACACGGGATTCGGACTCCGATGGGGGATGCTGTTGCCCTTGCAGATGCACTCCAGGATCTGTTGCTGCACCCTGAGAAGGCTAGCATGCTGGGGCGCTCGGCACATGCGCGGGTTCGGGAAAAATTTACTGCCGCTCACTCTGCACGTGGGGTAGAATCGTTCTACCAAGAGCTTCTTGGAAGAAAATAG
- a CDS encoding glycosyltransferase: MQKIPLASQARYNKLFLPLYPLAFETLDLRGYDVVVSSSTRFAHGILTTPETCHLCYCHSPSRFAWRYHEYITEGDFGRLSKIALQPLIHRIRLWDYIAAQRIECYIANSFNISRRIRKVYGRDSDVVYPPVDIARFRVEANPKNDYLLIVSRLLSYKKIDIAIEACNRLKIPLKIVGLGPDMGRLKAMAGPTIELLGRLPDGGQLAELYSNCRAFLFPGEEDFGIAPVEAMASGRPVIAYRAGGAIETVIEGRTGLFFDEPTPEAVCDAITRLEKLSLDPAQICAHAETFSKDAFQRRLSVLVERRLVEHRARYECISPKHGEQA, translated from the coding sequence ATGCAAAAAATCCCTTTGGCTTCCCAGGCACGGTACAACAAGCTCTTTCTACCCTTGTATCCCCTTGCATTTGAGACCCTTGATCTGCGTGGCTATGACGTTGTGGTCTCAAGCTCGACACGATTTGCGCATGGTATCTTAACAACACCTGAGACCTGTCACTTGTGCTACTGCCACTCTCCGTCCCGGTTTGCATGGCGCTATCATGAGTACATTACCGAGGGAGACTTTGGAAGACTCTCGAAAATTGCGTTGCAACCTCTGATTCATCGCATTCGCCTCTGGGATTATATTGCTGCTCAGCGAATAGAGTGCTATATTGCGAACTCCTTTAATATATCGAGGAGAATTCGTAAGGTATATGGTCGTGATTCTGATGTTGTCTACCCTCCTGTAGATATTGCACGTTTTAGAGTGGAGGCTAACCCGAAAAATGACTATTTGCTTATTGTGTCACGGTTGCTGTCCTACAAGAAAATCGATATTGCAATAGAAGCCTGTAACCGTCTGAAAATTCCCCTGAAAATTGTGGGTTTAGGCCCCGATATGGGCCGACTGAAAGCGATGGCTGGACCCACGATCGAGCTCCTTGGGCGGCTACCTGATGGCGGGCAGCTCGCCGAGCTCTATTCTAACTGCCGTGCCTTTCTCTTTCCCGGTGAGGAAGATTTTGGGATCGCCCCCGTGGAGGCAATGGCATCGGGGAGGCCGGTGATTGCGTACCGCGCAGGAGGGGCGATTGAGACGGTGATCGAAGGACGAACCGGGCTGTTCTTTGATGAGCCCACCCCAGAGGCCGTTTGTGATGCCATCACGCGCTTGGAGAAGCTCTCGCTGGATCCTGCCCAAATCTGTGCCCACGCAGAGACCTTCAGCAAAGATGCCTTCCAGCGGCGACTTTCGGTCTTAGTGGAGCGCCGTCTCGTGGAGCACCGTGCGCGCTATGAGTGCATCTCGCCCAAGCACGGAGAGCAGGCGTGA
- a CDS encoding O-antigen ligase family protein gives MSQAPDPWERREVERARFRKKQGEPRDLFDELQRNQRPLGLLFFLALLLLAEVPLIEARGRLYLSMGATIGLLFVLASCRDYSEPLIHFFKRLPNIVWLVGLLYGMASFFWAPNTTVATGELVRLLAGAGAYLVAAYTLKDRRELGVVLGGVICLGCGIALYDIAHFAQKTGLQSGHFSANNLSILGTHESVGSLLALLLPLALTLGLSRAIEERGRLLAQAASLVLGFAWIMVRCRSAWLGGIVALLVMGFLVWRYPLSERTTKRQGRQSWKENLTSPLVLVVAALVVMALVGGVAPLLSRRAAALINPLEDGSLGVRLVMWKGALQMLSLKPVLGWGLGGYLILQGRWTHLGDAPEQVLLYGTGHQNIAHNYYLQWAAETGGIGLLLFVLTMFCLLGYAAKALPRLAQGWEKTLLIACFATLLGALAEVAGSPAFQFCGVWAIFWTLAGILLASARLADPEPKLQRELPTLGAGAVFAVLVCAGGLWLGKRVWDPRGEPRGVFQLVEQSKGPYHPGETLRWRALYRTSQGAELPTHPGTEWVAPVWFEQAPGSVPRPVQSQEWALHRVAKDTTTGYSELSLRLPPAETGMVQVQAVYQDSFGRTYSASRVADVTK, from the coding sequence ATGAGCCAGGCACCGGACCCTTGGGAGCGGCGTGAGGTCGAACGGGCAAGGTTTCGTAAGAAGCAAGGCGAGCCACGTGATCTCTTCGATGAGCTGCAACGCAATCAGCGCCCGCTCGGACTATTGTTCTTCTTGGCGCTCTTGTTACTGGCTGAGGTGCCTCTGATCGAGGCGCGTGGCCGACTCTATCTCTCGATGGGCGCGACCATTGGTCTGCTCTTCGTGCTGGCATCTTGTCGTGACTATAGCGAGCCACTGATCCATTTTTTTAAACGTTTGCCAAACATCGTGTGGCTGGTCGGCTTACTCTATGGAATGGCTAGTTTCTTCTGGGCACCTAACACAACTGTTGCGACAGGGGAGCTCGTTCGGCTGCTGGCGGGTGCAGGGGCCTATCTAGTTGCTGCCTATACCTTAAAAGATCGTCGAGAGCTTGGGGTTGTGCTAGGAGGGGTGATCTGTCTGGGGTGTGGGATCGCCCTCTACGATATTGCACACTTCGCTCAGAAGACAGGGCTGCAGTCCGGGCATTTTTCGGCCAATAACCTCAGTATCCTCGGGACCCACGAGAGCGTTGGCTCTCTGCTTGCTCTGCTCTTACCTCTTGCGCTGACACTGGGGCTGTCTCGGGCGATTGAGGAGCGTGGGCGTCTCCTCGCCCAAGCTGCATCCCTGGTTCTAGGATTTGCCTGGATCATGGTGCGCTGCCGCTCTGCCTGGCTAGGGGGGATCGTTGCCCTGCTGGTGATGGGCTTTCTAGTGTGGCGCTACCCCCTCTCTGAGCGCACGACAAAACGGCAGGGGCGGCAGTCGTGGAAAGAAAATCTCACCTCCCCGTTGGTGCTGGTGGTGGCTGCTCTGGTGGTGATGGCACTCGTGGGAGGGGTTGCACCTCTGCTCTCTCGTCGTGCGGCTGCACTGATCAACCCCTTGGAGGATGGCTCACTAGGGGTTCGCTTGGTCATGTGGAAGGGCGCCCTCCAGATGCTCTCGCTCAAGCCTGTCTTGGGGTGGGGACTGGGAGGCTACTTAATCCTCCAGGGACGCTGGACACACCTCGGTGATGCGCCGGAGCAAGTCCTGCTCTACGGGACAGGGCACCAGAATATCGCGCACAACTACTACCTTCAGTGGGCTGCTGAGACCGGGGGTATTGGGCTGCTGCTCTTTGTGCTGACCATGTTTTGCCTCTTGGGCTATGCAGCAAAGGCTCTACCACGGCTTGCACAGGGCTGGGAGAAGACACTGCTGATTGCCTGCTTTGCGACACTGCTGGGAGCACTGGCCGAGGTGGCAGGCTCACCCGCCTTTCAGTTCTGTGGTGTCTGGGCGATCTTCTGGACCCTGGCGGGGATTCTCTTGGCGAGTGCTCGCTTGGCTGATCCTGAGCCCAAGCTACAGCGTGAGCTGCCAACACTCGGCGCGGGAGCGGTCTTTGCTGTCCTTGTCTGTGCGGGAGGGCTCTGGCTTGGAAAGCGTGTGTGGGACCCAAGAGGAGAGCCACGCGGTGTCTTTCAGCTTGTCGAGCAGAGTAAGGGCCCCTACCATCCTGGAGAGACGCTGCGCTGGCGTGCCCTCTATCGCACAAGCCAGGGCGCTGAGCTTCCTACTCATCCTGGCACGGAGTGGGTCGCCCCTGTTTGGTTTGAGCAGGCTCCTGGTTCGGTGCCGCGCCCGGTTCAGAGCCAGGAGTGGGCCCTGCACCGTGTGGCTAAAGACACCACAACAGGCTACTCCGAGCTATCCCTACGCCTCCCACCCGCCGAGACAGGGATGGTGCAAGTGCAAGCTGTCTACCAGGACTCCTTTGGGCGCACCTACTCCGCATCGCGTGTCGCCGACGTGACAAAATAA
- a CDS encoding fasciclin domain-containing protein, with amino-acid sequence MKYQERALRLTAALAIAGLVASQIPMRGQTALGSVQPPSGGQPADGYLSGNSDNSGSFLGIKGLTNRNAITGVALGLLGLGAYSTILDSRAVGAAAGGAASGLNGAMIAGASNQPIYDVLKSKPEDFSETVRLIDSAEQVNLLREDHPYTFFAPSNSGLSLLSATQLAQLKDPSNKSALVSLIKRHTVSGRYKISELLALKDGTTLETLSGDKVTVHNKNGILTINNILVSQNDIAASNGWIHPIEAPLQEP; translated from the coding sequence ATGAAGTATCAAGAGCGAGCTCTTCGTCTAACCGCAGCCCTCGCCATCGCGGGACTAGTCGCCAGTCAGATCCCCATGCGGGGCCAGACAGCCCTAGGCTCGGTTCAGCCTCCTTCGGGTGGTCAGCCAGCCGATGGGTATCTTAGTGGCAACAGCGACAATAGCGGCAGTTTTCTAGGCATCAAAGGGCTAACAAACCGAAATGCCATCACAGGCGTGGCCCTGGGGCTCCTTGGCCTTGGTGCCTACTCCACCATCCTGGACTCACGCGCCGTCGGAGCGGCGGCCGGTGGAGCAGCCAGTGGGCTCAATGGAGCCATGATTGCCGGGGCCAGCAATCAGCCCATCTACGATGTCCTCAAGAGCAAGCCCGAGGACTTCTCTGAGACCGTCCGGCTGATCGACTCCGCAGAGCAGGTCAACCTCCTGCGTGAGGATCACCCCTATACGTTCTTTGCACCGAGCAACTCGGGCCTCAGCCTGCTGAGTGCTACACAGCTTGCACAGCTCAAGGATCCCAGCAACAAGAGTGCTCTGGTCTCCCTGATCAAGCGCCACACCGTCTCGGGCCGCTATAAGATCAGCGAGCTCTTGGCGCTCAAAGACGGTACGACACTCGAGACTCTGTCTGGTGACAAGGTGACAGTGCACAATAAAAACGGGATACTGACCATCAACAATATCCTCGTGTCCCAGAACGATATCGCAGCTAGCAACGGCTGGATACACCCGATCGAGGCCCCTCTCCAAGAGCCTTAG
- a CDS encoding fasciclin domain-containing protein yields the protein MKFKNRFIRMAMAFAIVGVVATQIPARPSVSLAADGYVDNGNGLLTLKGAGGAAVGGVLVGAVYGAIVNAGKTSGGATIKGAGLPGAASSIYEVISGTPDFSDLAKLIRNSGSVDKFSQGSLTIFAPTNSALAKALGANKVGLLGEAAGSDEAKKFLDSITVAGSYNLQRLKDAASQGKTLQSLSGDPLVLKLEGDKLTVNGIEILSNEYPASNGWVLSANGVVAAQD from the coding sequence ATGAAGTTTAAGAATCGCTTTATTCGTATGGCCATGGCCTTCGCAATCGTCGGTGTGGTGGCCACGCAGATCCCGGCTCGTCCTTCAGTCAGCCTGGCTGCGGACGGCTATGTAGATAATGGTAATGGTCTCCTGACCCTCAAGGGTGCAGGGGGTGCTGCGGTAGGTGGTGTTCTTGTTGGAGCCGTCTACGGTGCCATCGTCAACGCAGGCAAGACCAGCGGTGGTGCTACGATCAAGGGAGCTGGCCTTCCGGGCGCGGCCTCGAGCATCTACGAAGTCATCAGCGGCACCCCTGACTTCAGCGACCTCGCGAAGCTTATTCGCAACTCGGGTTCTGTTGATAAGTTCAGCCAGGGTTCCCTGACCATCTTCGCCCCGACCAACAGCGCCCTTGCTAAGGCTCTTGGTGCAAACAAGGTTGGCCTTCTGGGTGAGGCAGCGGGCAGCGATGAGGCCAAGAAGTTCCTGGACTCCATCACGGTGGCAGGTAGCTACAACCTACAGCGCCTGAAGGATGCCGCCAGCCAGGGCAAGACCCTACAGTCCCTCTCGGGCGATCCGCTCGTCCTCAAGCTTGAGGGTGACAAGCTGACGGTCAATGGGATCGAGATCCTGAGCAATGAGTATCCTGCAAGCAATGGCTGGGTTCTCTCTGCCAATGGTGTGGTCGCGGCCCAAGACTAG
- a CDS encoding peroxiredoxin, with protein MLSLIPIFLLAQEISAKPLVQGDPQPPVAAKPADPALALIGKKAPEFTLPDQNDKPVVLKDALKAKKWVVLAFYPADMTAGCTLQNKSYTAGKDKFAPLNAQVYTISTQDTKSKQKFCERDALTNTLLSDVGARVTEAYGVLNKERGVARRVTFYINPKGRIVAVDTKINVKNAADDTVAMLQKLQEEKH; from the coding sequence ATGCTTTCCCTTATACCTATCTTTCTGCTTGCGCAGGAGATCTCCGCCAAGCCCCTTGTGCAAGGCGATCCCCAGCCCCCGGTCGCCGCCAAGCCTGCCGACCCCGCCCTCGCGCTGATCGGCAAGAAGGCCCCCGAGTTTACGCTACCCGATCAGAACGACAAGCCTGTCGTCCTCAAAGACGCATTGAAGGCCAAGAAATGGGTTGTACTGGCGTTCTACCCCGCCGACATGACCGCGGGCTGCACCCTGCAGAACAAGTCCTACACCGCAGGAAAAGACAAGTTCGCTCCGCTCAATGCCCAGGTCTACACGATCTCGACTCAAGACACCAAGAGTAAGCAGAAGTTCTGCGAGCGCGATGCCCTCACCAACACGCTCCTCTCCGATGTGGGGGCGAGAGTGACCGAGGCCTATGGAGTGCTCAACAAAGAGCGTGGCGTGGCACGGCGCGTGACGTTTTATATCAACCCTAAAGGCCGCATTGTCGCAGTCGATACCAAGATCAATGTGAAGAACGCCGCCGACGATACCGTGGCGATGCTGCAGAAGCTCCAGGAGGAAAAACACTAA
- a CDS encoding TlpA family protein disulfide reductase, which yields MPGPAPIDPAGLKAVVAKNKGKVVVVNFWASWCVPCKQEFPDLVAAVKAAGATLITVACDTPQDAATKSAKFLTTQGATANAFFNKANTDIAAYLKWLEPKAPPTSPIPRTYVFSPTGKLVKAMSGKHDAAAFTAEITAAKAAK from the coding sequence ATGCCCGGTCCCGCTCCCATCGACCCCGCTGGCCTGAAGGCCGTTGTCGCAAAGAACAAAGGGAAGGTTGTCGTGGTGAACTTCTGGGCCTCCTGGTGCGTGCCCTGCAAGCAGGAGTTCCCCGATCTAGTTGCGGCTGTCAAGGCAGCCGGCGCAACGCTCATCACGGTTGCCTGCGACACGCCTCAAGACGCCGCGACTAAGTCTGCCAAGTTTTTGACGACCCAGGGCGCGACTGCCAATGCGTTCTTCAACAAGGCCAACACCGATATCGCCGCCTACCTAAAGTGGCTAGAGCCCAAGGCCCCGCCGACGTCCCCGATCCCGCGTACCTATGTCTTTAGCCCCACGGGCAAGCTGGTCAAGGCGATGTCTGGCAAGCACGATGCCGCCGCCTTTACCGCCGAGATCACCGCCGCCAAGGCCGCTAAGTAG
- a CDS encoding glycoside hydrolase family 130 protein, translating to MSLFTRHPANPIIVPGEELWRRACVFNPGVLLDDDGKFYLWERAAGQLRPFHCYIGLQESDDGVNFRLVSPEPVFTPEQAGCAFGSVQDPRVVKLDGTYVMTYAYRPYAWSSHPTGVGVPESHESEFPGIPSPPVTAYQGSKNVIGGRPDNLTRSGIAVSKDRVNWEHLCWATPEDTDDRDVILFPEKLNGRYAMLRRPLHWVGDAFGTPGPAMWISFSDDLHHWTDTQLLAKPEFAWEDNRIGGSTPPLRTEAGWLVFYHGVETIDASVKRVVYRMGALLLDLDDPTKVLARTKEPLMEPEHYYERFGLYIPNVIFPTGNVVKDGLIYLYYGVCDTAIALATAPLEAVLEVLLQNPV from the coding sequence ATGAGCCTCTTCACCCGGCACCCTGCCAATCCGATCATCGTGCCGGGTGAAGAGCTCTGGCGCCGAGCCTGTGTCTTCAATCCCGGCGTGCTCCTCGACGATGACGGAAAGTTCTATCTCTGGGAGCGGGCTGCGGGACAGCTGCGGCCGTTCCACTGCTACATTGGCCTCCAAGAGTCCGACGATGGCGTCAACTTTCGGCTGGTGAGCCCGGAGCCCGTCTTCACCCCCGAGCAGGCAGGTTGCGCCTTTGGGAGTGTCCAAGACCCGCGCGTGGTCAAGCTCGATGGCACCTACGTCATGACCTACGCCTACCGCCCCTATGCCTGGAGCAGCCATCCCACGGGCGTCGGCGTCCCCGAGTCGCATGAGTCTGAGTTTCCTGGCATCCCCTCGCCGCCTGTCACCGCGTACCAGGGCTCAAAAAATGTCATTGGGGGCAGACCCGATAATCTCACGCGCTCCGGGATCGCCGTCTCGAAAGACCGCGTGAACTGGGAGCACCTCTGCTGGGCCACCCCTGAGGACACCGACGACCGCGATGTGATTCTCTTCCCTGAGAAGCTCAACGGACGTTATGCGATGCTACGCCGCCCGCTCCACTGGGTCGGCGATGCATTTGGCACACCTGGCCCGGCGATGTGGATCTCGTTCTCCGACGACCTCCACCACTGGACCGACACACAGCTTCTCGCCAAGCCAGAGTTCGCCTGGGAAGACAACCGCATCGGCGGCTCGACTCCCCCCCTACGCACCGAAGCGGGCTGGCTGGTGTTCTACCACGGTGTCGAGACCATAGACGCCTCGGTGAAGCGCGTGGTCTATCGCATGGGCGCCTTGTTGCTGGATCTCGACGATCCCACCAAGGTTCTCGCACGCACCAAAGAGCCCTTGATGGAGCCAGAGCACTACTATGAGCGCTTCGGGCTCTACATCCCCAATGTTATCTTCCCCACGGGCAATGTCGTCAAAGACGGCCTGATCTATCTGTACTACGGCGTCTGCGACACCGCGATCGCCCTGGCGACGGCCCCCTTGGAGGCAGTCCTGGAAGTTCTACTGCAGAACCCGGTCTAG
- the fabF gene encoding beta-ketoacyl-ACP synthase II, whose amino-acid sequence MGPRSHAAVCFLWYPKYVNKRIVVTGIGAVTPLGIGKDAYWQNLTAGVCGVGPITLFDTEGFDVKIAAEVKGFDPTAYVTSKEARRMDRFVQFAVAASLMALEDAGLSVTEQNAERVGVVIGSGIGGLQTLEDQVRILVEKGPSRVSPFLVPMMIGNMASGHVSILTGAKGPNSCTTTACASSAHALGDSLEILRRGAADVMITGGAEAGVVPVSIAGFSNMKAMASNFNDNPTAASRPFDANRSGFVIGEGAGIMILETLEHAEARGAHIYAELVGYGMTGDAYHMSSPPPDGNGVARAVSYALKNAGIEPEQVQHVNAHATSTPLGDKAEVAALRSVFGDHFDSLAVCATKSMTGHLLGGAGGIEAAATVLSIAESLVPPTINYETPDPDCIVDCVPGVARKMNVDVAVCNNFGFGGHNAVLVFKKV is encoded by the coding sequence ATGGGACCAAGGTCCCATGCCGCTGTTTGTTTTTTATGGTATCCCAAATACGTGAATAAGCGCATTGTCGTTACGGGTATAGGAGCGGTGACCCCGCTCGGCATCGGGAAGGATGCCTACTGGCAGAACCTCACCGCAGGGGTCTGTGGAGTCGGGCCGATCACGCTCTTTGATACCGAGGGTTTCGATGTCAAGATCGCCGCGGAGGTCAAGGGCTTCGACCCGACAGCCTACGTGACAAGCAAAGAAGCCCGGCGTATGGACCGCTTTGTCCAGTTTGCCGTCGCCGCGTCGCTGATGGCGCTGGAAGACGCCGGCCTGAGCGTGACGGAGCAGAACGCCGAGCGCGTGGGAGTCGTGATTGGCTCCGGGATCGGTGGCCTCCAGACGCTCGAGGACCAGGTGCGCATCTTAGTCGAGAAAGGCCCCAGTCGCGTCTCCCCGTTTCTGGTGCCCATGATGATCGGGAACATGGCCTCGGGGCACGTCTCGATCCTCACCGGTGCCAAGGGCCCCAACTCCTGTACCACGACCGCCTGCGCCTCCAGCGCCCATGCCCTCGGCGATAGCCTGGAGATCCTGCGCCGTGGTGCCGCCGATGTGATGATTACCGGTGGTGCGGAGGCAGGTGTCGTGCCCGTCTCTATCGCGGGCTTCTCCAACATGAAGGCCATGGCCTCCAACTTCAACGACAACCCCACGGCAGCATCGCGCCCCTTCGATGCCAACCGCTCCGGCTTTGTGATCGGGGAGGGTGCGGGGATCATGATCCTAGAGACCCTGGAGCACGCTGAGGCGCGCGGTGCCCATATCTACGCCGAGCTGGTAGGCTACGGCATGACCGGCGATGCCTACCACATGAGCTCCCCCCCGCCCGATGGCAACGGAGTCGCGCGTGCGGTCAGCTACGCCCTCAAGAACGCGGGGATCGAGCCCGAGCAGGTGCAGCACGTCAATGCCCACGCCACCTCGACACCGCTCGGGGACAAGGCTGAGGTCGCTGCGCTCCGCTCGGTCTTTGGGGATCACTTCGACAGCCTCGCGGTCTGTGCGACCAAGTCCATGACCGGCCACTTGCTGGGCGGCGCGGGTGGGATCGAGGCCGCCGCCACCGTCCTCTCCATCGCCGAGAGCCTCGTCCCCCCCACCATCAACTACGAGACCCCCGACCCGGACTGTATCGTGGACTGTGTTCCCGGTGTCGCCCGTAAGATGAATGTGGATGTAGCAGTCTGTAACAACTTCGGCTTCGGCGGCCACAACGCTGTCCTCGTCTTTAAGAAAGTCTGA
- the acpP gene encoding acyl carrier protein, translating into MSTFERVKKVVVEQLEVDEKEVTPEASFVDDLGADSLDVVELVMGLEEEFDIEIPDESAEKITTVQQAIDYIEEKTKG; encoded by the coding sequence ATGTCTACATTTGAGCGTGTGAAGAAGGTTGTGGTGGAGCAGTTGGAAGTCGACGAGAAAGAAGTCACTCCGGAAGCTTCCTTTGTGGATGATCTGGGAGCCGACTCCCTCGATGTGGTGGAGCTGGTCATGGGCCTCGAAGAAGAGTTCGATATCGAGATCCCCGACGAGTCCGCGGAGAAGATCACCACCGTCCAGCAGGCAATCGACTACATCGAAGAGAAAACCAAGGGTTAA
- the fabG gene encoding 3-oxoacyl-[acyl-carrier-protein] reductase: MSLEGKIAIVTGAGRGGRGIGRGIALALAQAGADIAITARTNIADAEAVADAVRETGRTALAIQCDVSDAASVESLFATVKEQLGRVDILVNNAGITRDTLLLRMSEDDWDGVLDANLKGTFLCTRAAAKLMLKQRYGRIINITSVNGQVGSPGQANYSASKAGMIGFTKSVARELASRNITVNAVAPGFIDTQMTDFVSGDSREKLLEKIPLGRFGSAEDVGAAVAFLASEAASYITGQTLTVDGGLTV; this comes from the coding sequence ATGAGCCTAGAAGGAAAGATCGCGATTGTCACCGGTGCCGGACGGGGGGGCCGTGGGATCGGGCGCGGGATCGCGCTGGCGCTCGCCCAAGCGGGAGCTGATATCGCCATCACCGCGCGTACCAATATCGCCGATGCCGAGGCGGTCGCAGACGCCGTGCGCGAGACCGGCCGCACCGCCTTGGCGATCCAGTGCGATGTGAGCGATGCCGCCTCCGTGGAGAGCCTCTTTGCCACCGTCAAAGAGCAGCTCGGGCGGGTGGATATCTTAGTCAACAATGCGGGAATCACACGCGATACCCTACTCTTGCGGATGAGCGAGGACGACTGGGACGGCGTGCTGGACGCGAACCTGAAGGGGACGTTTCTGTGCACCCGTGCCGCGGCCAAGCTCATGCTCAAGCAACGGTATGGGCGCATCATCAATATTACTTCGGTCAATGGGCAGGTGGGAAGCCCCGGACAAGCGAATTATTCCGCGTCGAAAGCGGGTATGATCGGGTTTACCAAGAGCGTGGCGCGGGAGCTAGCCTCACGCAATATCACGGTAAACGCAGTCGCGCCGGGCTTTATCGATACCCAGATGACTGATTTCGTCTCGGGCGACTCGCGAGAGAAGCTTTTAGAGAAAATTCCACTGGGCCGCTTCGGCTCGGCGGAGGACGTGGGCGCGGCCGTGGCGTTTCTAGCGTCGGAGGCCGCATCGTACATAACGGGGCAGACACTAACCGTGGATGGCGGATTAACCGTCTAG